Proteins encoded together in one Osmerus eperlanus chromosome 20, fOsmEpe2.1, whole genome shotgun sequence window:
- the si:dkeyp-92c9.2 gene encoding cyclin-dependent kinase 5 activator 1 has translation MGTVLSLSPGARKPGYYDNHSGSLSHYPSLSGRPLSVQREGGLKRGQAIFLPALTWKRLVASTKKRSSSRKGCPAGELSGPLNNNISLYQKDPVLHRNRDNVKKSLSCANLSSYGGPGGPGPGLGPGLGPGLGLGLGLGHHYGYGRPQQISSVKKVPQGTLPSSPKRVIVQASTSELLRCLGRFLCGRCYRLKHLSPAEPVLWLRAVDRSLLLQGWQDQAFVTPANVVFVYMLCREVVDGELVASEHELQATLLTCLYLSYSYMGNEISYPLKPFLVEAGKDAFWDRCLAIIEATSSKMLRINADPHFFTLVFAELKSEGGGSPQDYSRVLDR, from the coding sequence ATGGGCACCGTGCTGTCCCTATCCCCTGGCGCCAGGAAGCCTGGCTACTATGACAACCATTCAGGGTCACTCAGCCACTACCCCAGCCTCAGCGGCCGGCCTCTCAGCGTGCAGAGGGAGGGCGGCCTCAAGCGAGGCCAGGCCATCTTCCTCCCGGCCCTCACCTGGAAGAGGCTGGTGGCCTCCACCAAGAAGCGCAGCAGCTCCAGGAAGGGCTGTCCTGCAGGGGAGCTGTCCGGCCCTTTGAACAACAACATCAGCCTCTACCAGAAGGACCCTGTGCTGCACCGCAACCGCGACAACGTCAAGAAGTCCCTGTCCTGTGCCAATCTGTCCAGCTATGGGGGCCCCggggggccggggccggggctggggccggggctggggccggggctggggctggggctggggctgggccacCACTATGGCTATGGGAGGCCCCAGCAGATCTCTTCAGTCAAGAAGGTTCCCCAGGGAACACTGCCGTCGTCTCCCAAGCGCGTCATTGTGCAGGCCTCCACCAGTGAGCTGCTCCGCTGCCTGGGAAGGTTCCTGTGTGGACGCTGTTACCGGCTGAAGCACCTCTCCCCGGCCGAGCCGGTGCTGTGGCTGCGGGCGGTGGACCGCTCCCTGCTGCTGCAGGGCTGGCAGGACCAGGCCTTCGTCACGCCCGCCAACGTGGTGTTTGTCTACATGCTGTGCAGGGAGGTGGTGGATGGAGAGCTGGTGGCGTCAGAGCATGAGCTGCAGGCCACACTGCTCACATGCCTGTACCTGTCCTACTCTTACATGGGCAACGAGATCTCCTACCCCCTCAAGCCTTTCCTGGTGGAGGCGGGGAAGGACGCCTTCTGGGACCGCTGTCTGGCCATCATCGAAGCCACAAGCTCCAAGATGCTGCGCATCAACGCTGACCCTCACTTCTTCACTCTGGTGTTCGCTGAGCTGAAGAGCGAAGGAGGGGGCAGCCCTCAGGATTACAGCAGAGTGCTGGACCGATGA